From the Acetobacter aceti genome, one window contains:
- a CDS encoding metallophosphoesterase, whose product MSNAGQIQSLAHLSDVHLPPAKPLSLKAFMGKRALSVLSWKRRRSRLHTLQTAQAVMDDIAAFAPDVIVDTGDLTNFGLPQEFEQAADWLDRMPAPTVVVPGNHDAMTARARKQALAAWAKWGASAAEDFPFVRRVGNIALIGVCSAVASPPFMAYGHVDVEQATRLRRILEETRDACRIVLIHHPVIPGLVPWRKSLLGWKHVVDALKEAGAELVLHGHSHCATIRFIPDTSIPLIGAPSASQMSEEPERAAGWNAFLIVTEANYWRIEMTRRRMTENGEFVSSGQITSLRPRVSVQNIPAASDVFENPAMPVYQHAVCG is encoded by the coding sequence ATGAGCAATGCAGGCCAGATCCAGAGCCTTGCCCATCTGTCTGACGTGCATCTTCCTCCGGCGAAGCCCCTCTCGCTGAAGGCTTTCATGGGCAAGCGCGCTCTGAGCGTCCTGTCATGGAAGCGTCGGCGCTCCAGACTGCATACTCTCCAGACAGCGCAGGCCGTGATGGACGATATCGCCGCTTTCGCACCGGACGTCATCGTCGATACTGGCGATCTCACAAATTTTGGGCTTCCACAGGAGTTTGAGCAGGCGGCGGACTGGCTCGACCGGATGCCAGCTCCAACGGTTGTGGTGCCGGGCAACCATGACGCCATGACAGCGAGAGCCAGGAAACAGGCGCTTGCCGCATGGGCGAAATGGGGCGCGTCCGCGGCCGAGGATTTTCCCTTTGTCCGCCGCGTCGGAAATATAGCGCTGATCGGCGTGTGCAGCGCCGTCGCCAGTCCACCTTTCATGGCCTATGGACACGTCGATGTTGAGCAGGCGACACGCCTGCGCAGGATTCTGGAAGAAACCCGCGATGCCTGCCGGATCGTGCTGATCCATCATCCCGTGATCCCCGGTCTGGTGCCGTGGCGAAAATCCCTTCTGGGGTGGAAGCACGTCGTCGATGCACTGAAGGAAGCCGGAGCGGAGCTTGTGCTGCATGGGCATTCCCATTGCGCCACGATCCGTTTCATCCCCGATACGTCCATCCCGCTTATCGGAGCGCCTTCAGCCTCCCAGATGTCGGAAGAGCCGGAGAGGGCCGCTGGCTGGAATGCTTTTCTGATTGTCACCGAGGCCAATTACTGGCGCATCGAGATGACACGCAGGCGGATGACCGAAAATGGCGAGTTCGTCAGTTCCGGTCAGATCACCTCGCTGCGACCCCGTGTGTCTGTGCAGAATATCCCGGCGGCCTCGGATGTTTTCGAGAATCCAGCAATGCCGGTCTATCAGCATGCTGTCTGCGGATGA